From the uncultured Desulfovibrio sp. genome, one window contains:
- a CDS encoding ATP-binding protein, producing MKCKICKAEAVVALRSHNAAFCPDCYKDFFARQVERGIEGQKLFTRDERVLVALSGGKDSLALMLELSRQGYNVTGLHIDLDIPVSSAAARGVVERFCAKHGLKLMVKEMAAEGLSIPLVKERLHRPICSACGKIKRHFFNKVALDEGFDALATGHNLDDEVARLFSNTLRWDTSYLSDQGPRLESEHGFSRKVKPLWRLSEFETANYAFLMGIENHYAPCPYSPGASFTTLKGLMQNLEAAMPGRKLDFYQGFLARGRPVFARREAEEGLELAPCTECGYPTSSGDRCGVCRIRSALLDEG from the coding sequence ATGAAATGTAAAATCTGCAAAGCCGAGGCCGTGGTGGCTCTGCGCAGCCACAACGCCGCCTTTTGCCCCGACTGTTACAAGGATTTTTTTGCCCGCCAGGTGGAACGCGGCATTGAAGGCCAAAAGCTGTTTACCCGCGATGAGCGTGTGCTGGTGGCCCTTTCTGGCGGCAAGGATTCGCTGGCGCTCATGCTTGAGCTCTCCCGTCAGGGATACAACGTAACCGGTCTGCACATTGATCTGGATATTCCGGTTTCTTCCGCTGCGGCGCGCGGCGTGGTTGAACGCTTTTGCGCCAAGCACGGCCTCAAGCTGATGGTCAAGGAAATGGCCGCAGAAGGCCTGTCCATTCCGCTGGTCAAGGAAAGGCTGCACCGACCCATCTGCTCGGCCTGCGGCAAGATCAAGCGCCATTTCTTCAACAAGGTCGCTCTGGACGAAGGCTTTGACGCCCTCGCAACCGGGCATAACCTGGACGATGAAGTGGCCCGTCTTTTCAGCAACACCTTGCGCTGGGATACCTCGTATCTTTCAGATCAGGGGCCACGGCTGGAGAGCGAACACGGCTTTTCGCGCAAGGTTAAGCCTCTGTGGCGGCTTTCGGAATTTGAAACGGCCAACTACGCCTTTCTTATGGGCATAGAAAACCACTACGCCCCCTGCCCATACAGCCCCGGTGCGAGCTTCACCACGCTCAAGGGTCTGATGCAGAATCTCGAGGCCGCCATGCCTGGCCGCAAGCTGGATTTCTATCAGGGTTTTCTCGCGCGCGGGCGGCCCGTGTTTGCCCGCCGTGAGGCGGAGGAAGGCCTGGAGTTGGCCCCTTGCACGGAATGCGGCTATCCCACATCCTCCGGCGACCGTTGCGGCGTGTGCCGCATCCGCTCCGCCCTGCTTGACGAGGGCTAG